A genome region from Streptomyces xanthophaeus includes the following:
- a CDS encoding SUKH-4 family immunity protein yields the protein MVTFAQAQERAEEWINGDVPAYQHREVRVREFGLGFVVWAEDRAAGPVSGGGRQRLVIARDSGEVTLWPGLPVGEVIRRYEEEYGAVAAAVSEASVPQPRIDSEQTSFMLSPPEWLQEAADRAGIAPRSTPAPAPAAPVDVVPEPEPAPAAPAPAPVEAVPLRRGGEIPYEPTANDGVPATAPAPAPAAPAVPTGATPWAGTDVNSGADDASVPLPATVFAPPLSGSDLEDAPSSGVAPEAKTTLMPGGSQLPRTAVVPALGSPGDAAGGSQGGSQGGSQGASVASDIADAPTSKARISRPSTPPGPPGAPGAPGGGLDHAATMLAGPGVPQPPGPPGAPGAGQPPAPPGPPGAPGSLGRGLDHAATMLAGPAVTGQPPAPPGPPGAPGAGAPQPPGPPGPPGAPGSLGRGLDHAATMLAGPAVTGQPPAPPGPPGAPGAPGAPDGGAHHAATMLAGPGVPQPPGPPGAPAAPGAPGAPGGGLDHAATMLAGPAMVQPPGPPGPPPGVPGGPGGPGGPGAGAQPPVPTGAPTVGPGYQAVLRYRAPDGSEQQLIRRSAPGTPHPEWQILYELRAMNVPPQQVLELHTELESCELPGGYCARMIRETWPQVRITSVAPYGKDHAGRQQGMRHLLTHQGELHQVADGPARPAPVRAPLPQVPLQPAIPLEAIAQELTAAFGPQGVFRFDQRAVSRQGVPEIVAQTLMWSGLPVDFGPFFWAQAVPGQPVPTLAELAQQRGVQPASDAGSYLVVGSDFGKALCVQYGTAHIVAVPVEGGPGGAPVPPQFVNSSLPQFVRSLAMLGHMWRLRQHLTPEQAGRWTVDFQANLAGLDSAALSSPESWWSVLLEQMWDGLL from the coding sequence ATGGTGACGTTTGCGCAGGCGCAGGAGCGCGCCGAGGAGTGGATCAACGGGGACGTGCCCGCGTACCAGCACCGCGAGGTGCGCGTACGGGAGTTCGGGCTCGGCTTCGTGGTGTGGGCGGAGGACCGCGCGGCCGGTCCCGTGTCCGGTGGTGGGCGGCAGCGGCTGGTCATCGCGCGGGACAGCGGGGAGGTGACGCTGTGGCCGGGACTGCCGGTGGGTGAGGTGATCCGCCGGTACGAGGAGGAGTACGGGGCCGTGGCCGCGGCCGTTTCGGAGGCTTCGGTCCCGCAGCCGCGGATCGACTCGGAACAGACGTCGTTCATGCTCAGCCCGCCGGAGTGGCTGCAGGAGGCCGCGGACCGGGCGGGGATCGCGCCGAGGTCGACGCCCGCGCCGGCTCCGGCCGCGCCCGTCGACGTCGTGCCCGAGCCCGAACCGGCTCCCGCGGCACCGGCACCGGCGCCCGTCGAGGCCGTGCCGCTGCGGCGCGGGGGCGAGATCCCGTACGAGCCCACGGCCAACGACGGGGTTCCGGCGACGGCCCCTGCCCCGGCTCCGGCCGCGCCCGCGGTGCCGACCGGTGCCACGCCCTGGGCGGGCACCGATGTGAACTCCGGTGCGGACGACGCGTCCGTACCGCTGCCCGCGACCGTGTTCGCGCCGCCGCTGTCCGGGTCGGACCTGGAGGACGCGCCGTCGTCCGGGGTGGCCCCGGAGGCGAAGACCACGCTGATGCCGGGCGGCAGCCAGCTGCCGCGGACCGCGGTCGTGCCCGCGCTGGGTTCGCCGGGCGATGCGGCCGGCGGTTCGCAAGGCGGCTCGCAGGGCGGCTCGCAGGGCGCTTCGGTGGCGAGCGACATCGCGGACGCGCCGACCAGCAAGGCCCGGATCTCCCGGCCGTCGACGCCGCCGGGTCCGCCCGGTGCGCCCGGCGCCCCCGGTGGCGGGCTCGACCACGCCGCCACGATGCTGGCCGGCCCCGGTGTCCCGCAGCCGCCCGGTCCGCCCGGCGCTCCGGGCGCGGGTCAGCCGCCGGCGCCTCCCGGTCCGCCGGGTGCTCCGGGGTCGCTGGGCCGTGGGCTCGACCATGCCGCGACGATGCTGGCCGGTCCGGCCGTCACCGGTCAGCCGCCCGCGCCTCCCGGTCCGCCGGGGGCTCCCGGAGCTGGTGCGCCCCAGCCGCCCGGTCCGCCCGGTCCGCCGGGTGCTCCGGGGTCGCTGGGCCGTGGGCTCGACCATGCCGCGACGATGCTGGCCGGTCCGGCCGTCACCGGTCAGCCGCCCGCGCCTCCCGGTCCGCCCGGGGCTCCTGGGGCTCCTGGGGCTCCCGATGGTGGGGCCCATCACGCCGCCACCATGCTCGCGGGTCCCGGCGTACCGCAGCCTCCGGGTCCGCCCGGTGCGCCTGCGGCCCCCGGTGCGCCCGGCGCCCCCGGTGGCGGGCTCGACCACGCCGCCACGATGCTGGCCGGCCCCGCCATGGTGCAGCCGCCCGGGCCCCCCGGCCCGCCGCCCGGCGTGCCCGGTGGTCCCGGTGGTCCCGGTGGTCCCGGTGCCGGCGCGCAGCCCCCGGTCCCGACCGGTGCGCCCACCGTCGGCCCCGGCTACCAGGCCGTGCTCCGTTACCGCGCGCCCGACGGCTCCGAGCAGCAGCTCATCCGCCGCTCGGCGCCCGGCACCCCGCACCCGGAATGGCAGATCCTCTACGAGCTGCGCGCCATGAACGTGCCGCCGCAGCAGGTGCTGGAGCTGCACACCGAGCTGGAGTCCTGTGAGCTGCCCGGCGGTTACTGCGCCCGGATGATCCGGGAGACCTGGCCGCAGGTGCGGATCACGAGCGTGGCCCCGTACGGCAAGGACCACGCGGGCCGTCAGCAGGGCATGCGGCACCTGCTCACCCACCAGGGCGAGCTGCACCAGGTGGCGGACGGTCCGGCGCGCCCTGCGCCGGTACGGGCTCCGCTGCCGCAGGTCCCGCTGCAGCCGGCGATCCCGCTGGAGGCCATCGCGCAGGAGCTGACGGCCGCGTTCGGCCCGCAGGGCGTGTTCCGCTTCGACCAGCGGGCGGTGTCCCGTCAGGGTGTGCCGGAGATCGTGGCGCAGACGCTGATGTGGTCGGGTCTGCCGGTCGATTTCGGGCCGTTCTTCTGGGCGCAGGCGGTGCCGGGCCAGCCGGTGCCGACGCTGGCCGAGCTGGCGCAGCAGCGGGGGGTGCAGCCGGCCTCGGACGCGGGCTCGTACCTGGTTGTCGGCAGCGACTTCGGCAAGGCCCTGTGCGTGCAGTACGGCACGGCGCACATCGTGGCGGTGCCGGTGGAAGGCGGCCCGGGAGGTGCTCCCGTACCGCCGCAGTTCGTGAATTCGAGCCTGCCGCAGTTCGTACGTTCCCTGGCGATGCTGGGTCACATGTGGCGGCTGCGCCAGCATCTGACGCCGGAGCAGGCGGGCCGCTGGACCGTCGATTTCCAGGCGAATCTCGCGGGGCTCGACAGCGCTGCGCTGTCCTCGCCGGAGAGCTGGTGGTCGGTGCTGCTGGAGCAGATGTGGGACGGACTGCTCTGA
- a CDS encoding DivIVA domain-containing protein, protein MSAPFATVRGRGYRMEEVDRYLARLSGSRDEAWERVARLTVLAKQMEADAARLRAAVSALAPQTYDELSERARRILLLAEEEADAVRTDARVDASATLGAAEARADRAAELARGDAEAVREQTEVRARQGLLRAQREADDLRSGAREDAAAWRAQAAAALAETRRRVEAERAEREQEQAERREAAERELAAREADLEARHAELERYAEARLAEARREFAEAEESARHGQEDAEARAAELVAQARVAEERIGRETRGILREHGEAAEEMRAHMNHVRSSLAALTGRAPAEGSA, encoded by the coding sequence ATGAGTGCACCCTTTGCGACCGTGCGCGGTCGTGGCTACCGCATGGAAGAGGTCGACCGGTATCTCGCCCGGCTCTCCGGGAGCCGGGACGAGGCCTGGGAGCGGGTGGCGCGGCTGACGGTCCTGGCCAAGCAGATGGAGGCGGACGCGGCGCGGCTGCGGGCGGCGGTCTCCGCGCTGGCTCCGCAGACGTACGACGAACTGAGCGAGCGGGCCCGCCGGATCCTGCTGCTGGCGGAGGAAGAGGCGGACGCCGTACGGACGGACGCCCGGGTGGACGCCTCGGCGACGCTCGGCGCGGCCGAGGCGCGGGCCGACCGGGCGGCGGAGCTCGCGCGCGGCGACGCGGAGGCGGTACGCGAGCAGACGGAGGTCCGGGCCCGGCAGGGGCTGCTGCGGGCGCAACGCGAGGCGGACGACCTGCGGTCGGGGGCGCGGGAGGACGCGGCGGCGTGGCGGGCGCAGGCGGCGGCCGCGCTGGCGGAGACGCGGCGGCGGGTGGAGGCGGAGCGGGCGGAGCGCGAGCAGGAGCAGGCGGAGCGCCGGGAGGCGGCGGAGCGGGAGCTGGCGGCGCGGGAGGCGGACCTGGAGGCGCGCCACGCGGAGCTGGAGCGGTACGCCGAGGCCCGCCTGGCGGAGGCGCGGCGGGAGTTCGCCGAGGCGGAGGAGTCGGCGCGGCACGGGCAGGAGGACGCGGAGGCGCGGGCCGCCGAGCTGGTCGCGCAGGCGCGGGTGGCGGAGGAGCGGATCGGGCGCGAGACACGGGGGATCCTGCGGGAGCACGGTGAGGCGGCGGAGGAGATGCGGGCGCACATGAACCACGTCCGCTCCAGCCTGGCGGCGCTGACGGGCCGGGCTCCGGCCGAGGGCTCGGCCTAG
- a CDS encoding DUF4232 domain-containing protein → MACNDNDLSITTSVWRQDPGQHLLITATNFTDKPCTLYRYPYIGYQDRALQSNKESAMLDVALSKEIGSLNVAADARVTYWNRDLGAVEDLLFRSGTR, encoded by the coding sequence GTGGCATGCAACGACAACGACCTGTCGATCACCACATCGGTCTGGCGCCAGGACCCGGGGCAGCACCTGCTCATCACGGCCACCAACTTCACCGACAAGCCCTGCACGCTCTACCGCTACCCGTACATCGGCTACCAGGACCGCGCCCTCCAGAGCAACAAGGAGTCGGCGATGCTGGACGTCGCCCTGTCCAAGGAGATCGGCTCGCTCAACGTCGCGGCCGACGCCCGGGTCACGTACTGGAACCGCGACCTCGGCGCCGTCGAGGACCTCCTGTTCAGGTCGGGCACCCGCTAG
- a CDS encoding alpha/beta fold hydrolase, producing the protein MLGVILAATTAVLATPVAGLLGHRAVRRSANAALMRIDAPTGIDEQGFVRIGGIDQWISIRGEDRTNPVVLEVHGGPGAAHSPYGARTREWEKHFTLVRWDMRGAGLTFAHAPAEQGGAVTFARLYEDALEVTRYVLDRMHVDRVVLMPSSFGTTFGLRLVRNHPELYSAYVGTDQNIQEAGRDTSAYEGTLERLRAAGRTKDVATIEAMGPDPRRWTSAQRSSYDKLCAGSDPLTLDTVKKVIIGSLWLSPLYTLGRIKAYFGGQGFSESVTEGASEFDDLADGTRFEMPFFIFQGALDVITPAARAKAYFDVVEAPAKAFELIEGASHFAALRRPDRFLDLLLTHVRPAVTTADRQGTATAAS; encoded by the coding sequence ATGCTCGGTGTCATCCTCGCCGCCACCACCGCCGTACTCGCCACGCCCGTCGCCGGGCTGCTCGGCCACCGAGCCGTGCGGCGCTCGGCGAACGCCGCACTCATGCGGATCGACGCGCCGACCGGCATCGACGAGCAGGGCTTCGTCCGCATCGGCGGGATCGACCAGTGGATCTCGATCCGCGGCGAGGACCGCACCAACCCCGTCGTCCTGGAGGTCCACGGCGGCCCCGGGGCCGCCCACTCCCCCTACGGAGCCCGCACCCGGGAGTGGGAGAAGCACTTCACCCTCGTCCGCTGGGACATGCGCGGCGCCGGCCTGACCTTCGCCCACGCCCCCGCGGAGCAGGGCGGAGCGGTCACCTTCGCCCGGCTCTACGAGGACGCCCTGGAGGTCACCCGGTACGTCCTGGACCGGATGCACGTGGACCGGGTGGTGCTGATGCCGAGCTCCTTCGGCACCACCTTCGGCCTCCGACTGGTCCGCAACCACCCCGAGCTCTACTCCGCGTACGTCGGCACCGACCAGAACATCCAGGAGGCGGGCCGGGACACCTCCGCCTACGAGGGCACCCTGGAGCGGCTGCGGGCCGCGGGCAGGACCAAGGACGTGGCGACGATCGAGGCGATGGGGCCCGACCCCCGGCGCTGGACCTCCGCGCAGCGGTCCTCGTACGACAAGCTGTGCGCCGGCAGCGACCCGCTGACCCTGGACACGGTCAAGAAGGTGATCATCGGCTCGCTGTGGCTGTCACCGCTCTACACCCTCGGCCGGATCAAGGCGTACTTCGGCGGTCAGGGCTTCTCGGAGTCCGTCACCGAGGGAGCGTCGGAGTTCGACGACCTGGCCGACGGGACCCGCTTCGAGATGCCGTTCTTCATCTTCCAGGGAGCGCTCGACGTGATCACCCCGGCGGCGCGCGCCAAGGCGTACTTCGACGTCGTCGAGGCACCGGCGAAGGCCTTCGAACTGATCGAGGGGGCCTCCCACTTCGCCGCGCTCCGCCGCCCGGACCGCTTCCTGGACCTCCTCCTGACCCATGTCCGACCGGCGGTCACCACCGCCGACCGTCAGGGAACGGCCACCGCCGCGTCCTGA